The following nucleotide sequence is from Aspergillus luchuensis IFO 4308 DNA, chromosome 1, nearly complete sequence.
TGCAGGGTAGTATGTAGAATTATGAAGTTGCATCATCATGCCCGGAGGAAatctggagagaagaaatatatccCTCCAGTCTGCATCATCGATGCATATTCCAGAAGCAGCAAGGCAAAGGTAAGCACCACAACCGTCGCGTGGGATTCTCTGTGGGTCTTGGCGCTTACATGCGGACATCGTTTATGctactaaaatatttagtCTACTGGTATGTGTCTTTTTCGAACAACCAGACACACAAAGAACCACGGGGAAACTTTGTTTGACAGGGAtgtccccctccccaaccttTCCTATTCGTGCTCCGCGCCAGAAAGACCCGATGGATTCCGTCTTACATGCCAAGGGAGGGGCCATTCTGACTAAGAGGAAACCTGACCAACTCAGGCATCGTACCACGGTCAGATGTGACCTTCCAAGACTTCATCCACGGAGCGGGAAAGGTGccaagagggggaggagggcaaaaaagagaagaacgtGAAGAAgcgggtggaggagattTATTGGCATTGCAAGGCAATGTGGCAGTTCCTCcgagcagaaagaagaagtccacCACATGGTCTGTTACCGATCCATGTGCCTGAAAATTGAGGAAAAGACGGGCAAGAGAGTGAGACATTTGGAATGCCATGATGGGGGATGACTAACAAAGGATTTCCAAAAATGCAATCCGGTCGGCGCGGGGTTTTTGAGTGGATGACAGGGGATAGTTGGTGTATAATTACCGTATTGAGACGGTcgctaactactactagtaataagCCCACTGCGTTATTTGACGGCCTGTTATTGCACTACTAGTGAGACTAGTAGGTTACTGACTGGGGTTGTGTGAGGGGAACCATGCGCTCTGTGTGCAGGTACTTTTACTTGCAATGATTTTTCACTTTGTGGATATATTAAGTATTCAGATGGGTGGACTGACTTGTATAGCAAATAACAGCCATTTGTAGTGGTCGCAGTAATAGCAGCCGAAGTTGAAGAGTCACAAAAGGGTAGGCAGACATTTACACACACGCCACCAGCCCCGCACGGCCTCTTGGCCCGGCCGGTGCCCAGGCCTCCAGGCTTGTCGCGTCTTGTCATCCTGGCCAGTCTTGTCCCCGTCTTCCGCCCGGCTGTGCAAGCGGCCTTTTCTAGGCAAGGCTCGGCTCTGAACCCAAGCCTCCCCCTCTCGGCCCAAGacttcctcccttcccctacTCCCCCCCTGATTCTCTActgttcctcttcctctggtcCGGCAATCTGTTAGTTTCCCTTATTACTTTcacatcccccccccccgtATTTCTCTTTGCTCATATTTGCCATTTGTGTTTCGTGATCTTAACAACAACTTTGCtgtcctttcctttcctctttcctccttctgACCAATTCCAATTCTCTCCCTTTTCCAGATATCCGGTGTCGGTGTGCGCATCTGTCCATTTTCTTGTCCGCCACTCCCTCACCGCGCCATCTGTCGTAGTCGATCCTCTTGTTTTCCCTTTATTAGCACCAAGAGTCTTGGGTCTCCccatcttttcttccccttgcaCGCTTGAGGCGGACTTGTGTTGAGTTGCTTTCTACTTCCGCTGCTCCCAAGAAAGGGACAAGAAAGATTTTTCTTGGCAATGTCGGAACCCCAAGACACCACGACGGCCCCTTCGACGACGGCCGCTCCCATGCCTACCTCAACTTCCCAGGattctccttcagctcagCAACCTGCTCAGGTTTCCTCTGCGACCGCTGCTTCTGCGGCCGCGACGGCTGCGGCTGCCTCGGCTGCCGTGGCAAACCCCCCCATGAACGGCACCACCACTCGTCCTTCTGAGGAGTTGTCCTGCCTGTGGCAGGGTTGCTCGGAGAAGTGCCCTTCCCCTGAAGCTCTTTATGTGAGTTCTCctgtttttctattctatatgTCTACTGTGATGATACAGTCCACTAGCAGTGGGCTACGTGTTGGCTTGACTCATCACATCCTCGTTTGAATGGGGTAGCTGACCGCCTCGGCTTAGGAACATGTGTGCGAGCGTCACGTCGGCCGCAAGAGCACAAACAACCTCAACCTGACCTGCCAATGGGGTAGCTGTCGCACTACCACTGTCAAGCGCGACCACATCACCTCTCATATCCGCGTGCATGTACCGCTTAAACCACACAAGTGTGATTTCTGCGGGAAAGCCTTCAAGCGCCCCCAGGATTTGAAGAAGCACGTCAAGACCCATGCCGACGATTCAGTTCTGGTCCGGTCGCCGGAGCCTGGAGCCCGGAATCCGGACATGATGTTCGGTGGAGGTGCCAAGGGTAAGCGTGTCCCAGTCTGACTGTTCTGCACTGCCGGCTGACACGAGATATAGGCTATGCGACCGCTACGCACTATTTTGAGCCCGCGTTGAACGCGGTCCCCAGCCAGGGCTATGCGCATGGCGCTCCCCAGTATTACCAATCgcaccctccccctcagcCTGCCAACCCGTCCTACGGAAATGTCTACTACGCCCTGAACCACGGCCCAGAGGCTACCCACGCTTCTTATGAATCCAAGAAGCGCGGCTACGATGCCCTGAATGAGTTCTTTGGCGACCTGAAACGGCGTCAGTTCGACCCGAACTCCTATGCAGCTGTCGGCCAGCGTCTGCTGGGCTTGCAGAGTCTGTCGCTCCCTGTGCTGAGCAGCGGGCCCCTGCCTGAGTACCAGCCGATGCCTGCGCCAGTGgccgttggtggtggcggatACAGCCCCGGGGGTGCTCCCTCCGCACCGGCCTACCACCTGCCGCCCATGAGTAACGTGCGGACCAAGAACGATCTGATCAATATTGATCAgttcctgcagcagatgcaggaTACTATATATGAGAACGACGACAATGTGGCTGCTGCGGGCGTTGCCCAGCCGGGCGCTCATTACGTTCATGGTGGCATGAGCTACCGCACCACCCACTCGCCTCCTACCCAGTTGCCGCCCAGCCATGCGACAGCAACCAGCTCTGCCTCAATGATGCCAAACCCAGCCACCCACTCGCCTTCCACAGGCACTCCTGCCCTCACGCCGCCGTCCA
It contains:
- the pacC gene encoding putative C2H2 transcription factor PacC (COG:K;~EggNog:ENOG410PIFD;~InterPro:IPR036236,IPR013087) → MSEPQDTTTAPSTTAAPMPTSTSQDSPSAQQPAQVSSATAASAAATAAAASAAVANPPMNGTTTRPSEELSCLWQGCSEKCPSPEALYEHVCERHVGRKSTNNLNLTCQWGSCRTTTVKRDHITSHIRVHVPLKPHKCDFCGKAFKRPQDLKKHVKTHADDSVLVRSPEPGARNPDMMFGGGAKGYATATHYFEPALNAVPSQGYAHGAPQYYQSHPPPQPANPSYGNVYYALNHGPEATHASYESKKRGYDALNEFFGDLKRRQFDPNSYAAVGQRLLGLQSLSLPVLSSGPLPEYQPMPAPVAVGGGGYSPGGAPSAPAYHLPPMSNVRTKNDLINIDQFLQQMQDTIYENDDNVAAAGVAQPGAHYVHGGMSYRTTHSPPTQLPPSHATATSSASMMPNPATHSPSTGTPALTPPSSAQSYTSGRSPVSLPSATRVSPPHHEGGSMYPRLPSATMADSMAAGYPTASSTAPPSTLGGIFDHDDRRRYTGGTLQRARPETRQLSEEMDLTQDSKDEGERTPKAKEHSSPSSPERISASLIDPALSGTAAEAEATLRTAQAATEVAERADVQWVEKVRLIEYLRNYIASRLERGEFENNEAGSGNSSSSSNSSTHEQTPEANPDTHMEGVETEAPSKAEEPAVKPETGDVVMYPTLRGVDEDGDSKMP